Proteins encoded within one genomic window of Ursus arctos isolate Adak ecotype North America unplaced genomic scaffold, UrsArc2.0 scaffold_9, whole genome shotgun sequence:
- the LOC113263118 gene encoding alcohol dehydrogenase E chain: protein MSTAGKVIKCKAAVLWELEKPFSIEEVEVAPPKAHEVRIKMVASGICRSDEHVVNGTLVAPLPLILGHEAAGIVESIGEGVTTVKPGDKVIPLFTPQCGKCNVCKHPQGNFCLKNDLSTLRGSMQDGTTRFTCRGKPIHHFIGTSTFSQYTVVDEIAVAKIDPASPLEKVCLIGCGFSTGYGSAVNVAKVTPGSTCAVFGLGGVGLSVIMGCKAAGAARIIGVDINKDKYAKAKELGATECISPQDYKEPIQDVLTEMSGGGVDFSFEVIGRLDTMVAALSCCQESYGVSVIVGVPPKSQNLSMNPMLLLTGRTWKGAIFGGFKTKDSVPKLVADFMAKKFPLDPLITHVLPFEKINEGFDLLRSGKSIRTILTF, encoded by the exons ATGAGCACAGCAGGAAAA GTGATCAAATGCAAAGCAGCTGTGCTATGGGAGCTGGAGAAGCCCTTTTCCATTGAGGAGGTCGAGGTCGCACCCCCTAAGGCCCATGAAGTCCGTATTAAG ATGGTGGCCTCAGGAATCTGTCGCTCTGATGAACACGTGGTTAATGGAACGCTCGTTGCACCTCTCCCTCTGATCTTGGGCCATGAGGCAGCCGGCATTGTGGAAAGCATTGGAGAAGGGGTGACTACAGTAAAACCAG GTGACAAAGTCATTCCACTCTTTACTCCCCAGTGTGGAAAATGCAACGTTTGTAAGCATCCGCAAGGCAACTTCTGCTTGAAAAATGA TCTGAGCACACTTCGGGGGAGCATGCAGGATGGTACCACCAGGTTCACCTGCAGAGGAAAGCCCATCCACCATTTCATCGGCACCAGCACCTTCTCCCAGTACACGGTGGTGGATGAAATTGCAGTGGCCAAGATAGATCCAGCCTCCCCACTGGAGAAAGTCTGTCTCATTGGCTGTGGATTTTCTACTGGTTATGGGTCTGCCGTCAACGTTGCCAAG GTCACCCCGGGCTCCACCTGTGCCGTGTTTGGCCTTGGAGGAGTTGGCCTGTCTGTGATCATGGGCTGTAAAGCAGCAGGAGCAGCCAGGATCATTGGGGTGGACATCAACAAAGATAAATATGCAAAGGCCAAAGAGCTGGGTGCCACTGAGTGCATCAGCCCTCAGGACTACAAGGAACCCATCCAGGACGTGCTGACGGAAATGAGTGGTGGCGGTGTGGACTTTTCATTTGAAGTCATTGGGCGGCTTGACACCATG GTGGCTGCCTTGTCCTGCTGTCAAGAGTCCTATGGTGTAAGCGTCATTGTAGGAGTACCTCCTAAGTCTCAAAATCTCTCTATGAACCCCATGTTGCTACTGACCGGACGTACTTGGAAAGGAGCAATTTTTGGTG GCTTTAAGACTAAAGATTCTGTCCCCAAACTTGTGGCTGATTTTATGGCCAAGAAGTTTCCACTGGATCCATTAATAACCCATGTTTtaccttttgaaaaaataaatgaaggatttGACCTGCTTCGCTCTGGAAAGAG CATCCGCACCATCCTAACATTCTGA